One window of Flavobacterium dauae genomic DNA carries:
- the ettA gene encoding energy-dependent translational throttle protein EttA: MSDDKKVIFSMSKVSKTYSSTNKTVLKDIYLSFFYGAKIGILGLNGSGKSSLLKIIAGVDKNYQGDVVFAPGYTVGYLEQEPQLDETKTVIEVVREGMAEIVAILDEFNKINDMFGLPEVYEDADKMQKLMDRQADLQDKIDAVGGWELDNKLEVAMDALRCPEPDTPISVLSGGERRRVALCRLLLQEPDVLLLDEPTNHLDAESVHWLEQHLQQYKGTIIAVTHDRYFLDNVAGWILELDRGEGIPWKGNYSSWLDQKAKRLEQEEKTASKRRKTLERELDWVRQGAKGRQTKQKARLQNYDRLLNEDQKQLEEKLEIYIPNGPRLGTNVIEAKGVAKAFGDKILYDNLNFTLPQAGIVGIIGPNGAGKSTIFRMIMDEQKADSGEFVVGDTVKIAYVDQSHKNIDTEKSIYDNFAEGQELIMMGGRQVNARAYLSRFNFAGSDQNKKVSALSGGERNRLHLAMTLKEEGNVLLLDEPTNDLDINTLRALEEGLENFAGCAVIISHDRWFLDRVCTHILAFEGDSEVYFFEGSFSEYEENRKKRLGDVAPTRIKYKKLVR; encoded by the coding sequence ATGTCAGACGATAAAAAAGTAATCTTTTCAATGTCGAAAGTGAGTAAAACCTACTCATCGACAAACAAAACAGTGCTTAAAGATATTTATTTAAGCTTTTTCTACGGAGCTAAAATTGGAATTTTAGGTTTAAATGGTTCAGGAAAATCATCTTTATTAAAGATTATTGCAGGTGTCGATAAAAATTACCAAGGCGATGTGGTTTTTGCACCGGGGTATACCGTTGGTTATTTAGAACAGGAACCGCAGTTAGACGAAACCAAAACTGTAATTGAAGTAGTCCGTGAAGGAATGGCTGAAATTGTTGCTATTTTAGACGAATTCAACAAAATTAACGATATGTTTGGTTTGCCAGAGGTTTATGAAGATGCAGATAAAATGCAGAAATTAATGGATCGCCAGGCAGATTTACAAGATAAAATTGATGCAGTAGGCGGGTGGGAATTAGATAATAAGTTAGAAGTTGCTATGGACGCACTTCGTTGCCCGGAACCAGATACGCCAATATCTGTACTATCGGGTGGTGAACGTCGCCGTGTGGCTTTGTGTCGTTTATTGTTGCAAGAACCAGATGTTTTGTTGTTAGATGAACCTACCAACCACTTAGATGCCGAATCGGTTCATTGGTTAGAGCAACATTTACAACAATATAAAGGAACCATTATCGCTGTAACGCACGACCGTTATTTCTTGGATAATGTTGCCGGATGGATTTTAGAATTAGACCGTGGAGAAGGTATTCCGTGGAAAGGTAATTATTCTTCTTGGTTAGATCAAAAAGCAAAACGTTTAGAACAAGAAGAAAAAACAGCATCAAAACGTAGAAAAACGTTAGAACGTGAGTTAGACTGGGTTCGTCAGGGAGCAAAAGGTCGTCAAACCAAACAAAAGGCACGTTTACAAAATTACGATCGCTTGTTGAACGAAGATCAAAAACAGTTAGAAGAAAAGTTAGAAATCTACATTCCAAACGGGCCGCGTTTAGGTACAAATGTTATTGAAGCCAAAGGTGTTGCAAAAGCATTCGGCGATAAAATTTTGTACGATAATTTAAACTTTACGCTTCCGCAAGCGGGTATTGTTGGAATTATTGGACCAAACGGTGCAGGTAAATCTACTATTTTCCGTATGATTATGGATGAACAAAAAGCCGATTCTGGCGAATTTGTAGTGGGTGATACCGTGAAAATTGCCTATGTAGATCAATCACATAAAAATATCGATACAGAAAAATCGATCTACGATAACTTTGCCGAAGGTCAGGAGTTAATCATGATGGGTGGTCGCCAGGTAAATGCGCGTGCTTATTTATCGCGTTTTAACTTTGCCGGATCAGATCAAAACAAAAAAGTTTCGGCATTATCGGGTGGTGAGCGTAACCGTTTACACTTGGCAATGACTTTAAAAGAGGAAGGAAACGTTTTATTATTAGATGAGCCTACCAACGATTTGGATATTAATACGTTACGAGCGTTAGAAGAAGGTTTGGAAAATTTTGCAGGTTGCGCCGTAATTATTTCGCACGACCGTTGGTTTTTAGACCGTGTTTGTACGCATATTCTGGCTTTTGAAGGAGATTCTGAAGTTTATTTCTTTGAAGGATCGTTCTCTGAATACGAAGAAAACCGTAAAAAACGTTTGGGTGATGTAGCACCAACACGTATCAAGTACAAAAAATTGGTACGATAA
- a CDS encoding sodium:solute symporter has protein sequence MTPIVILTILIIYFSVLIGISHFVSRKDSSNAAFFSANKNSKWYLVAFGMIGTALSGVTFISVPGEVGAPSGEQFKYFQFVLGNAVGFIVTATVLLPLYYRLNLVSIYEYFENRLGFYSYKTAAAIFLISRIIGSAFRLYLVVIVFQRFVFDAFGIPFAVTGLISLALIYAYTYKSGLKAIIITDTLQTFFLISSVILTIIFICYSLDLNAIQAFETVKNSSYSKIFFWEDFVDSRFHFIKQFLGGMFVTIAMTGLDQDLMQKNLSCANIKDAQKNMFTFTGIFVLINIFFLGVGALLYIYADANGVSVPADFITGKPRTDLLFPEIAFHHLALFPAVVFLLGLIAATFATTDSALTALTTSFCIDFLGMDKPENVQKAKNVKIRKMVHLIFCFIMFGVIVVFNIINDASVVSMIFKIASYTYGPLLGLFTFGMFFKSRKVYDKLVPFICLSSPFITLYISNNSKILFSGYVFDNELIIVNGLITLLLLLLISFKPKTETN, from the coding sequence ATGACTCCCATTGTAATTTTAACCATATTAATCATATATTTCAGCGTTTTAATTGGTATTTCGCATTTTGTAAGTCGGAAAGACAGTAGCAATGCAGCCTTTTTCTCTGCAAATAAAAATTCAAAATGGTATCTGGTTGCCTTCGGAATGATCGGTACCGCACTTTCGGGCGTAACCTTTATTTCTGTTCCGGGCGAAGTTGGTGCCCCAAGTGGCGAGCAATTCAAATATTTTCAGTTTGTTTTGGGAAACGCAGTTGGGTTCATTGTTACGGCGACTGTTCTTTTGCCTTTATATTATCGATTAAATTTGGTTTCGATCTACGAATATTTCGAAAACCGACTGGGATTTTACAGTTACAAAACCGCCGCCGCCATATTTCTGATTAGTAGAATCATTGGTTCGGCTTTTAGATTGTATCTGGTAGTTATTGTTTTTCAACGGTTTGTGTTCGATGCTTTTGGAATTCCCTTTGCTGTAACTGGATTAATTTCACTCGCATTAATTTACGCATATACCTATAAATCAGGATTAAAAGCCATTATTATTACCGATACTTTGCAGACGTTTTTCTTGATAAGTTCGGTTATTTTAACCATTATTTTTATTTGTTACAGTTTAGATTTAAATGCAATACAAGCTTTTGAAACCGTTAAAAACAGCAGTTACAGCAAAATTTTCTTTTGGGAAGATTTCGTTGATAGCCGTTTTCATTTCATTAAACAGTTTTTAGGCGGAATGTTTGTAACTATTGCAATGACTGGGTTAGATCAAGATTTAATGCAGAAAAATTTAAGCTGTGCCAATATTAAAGATGCGCAGAAAAACATGTTCACTTTTACAGGAATTTTTGTTTTGATTAACATTTTTTTCTTGGGAGTAGGGGCGTTGCTTTACATTTATGCCGATGCAAACGGAGTTTCGGTTCCTGCCGATTTCATTACCGGAAAACCACGAACCGATTTATTGTTCCCCGAAATTGCTTTTCATCATTTGGCGTTGTTCCCGGCAGTTGTATTTTTATTAGGATTAATCGCTGCTACTTTTGCTACTACCGATTCTGCTTTAACGGCACTAACAACCTCTTTTTGTATTGACTTTTTAGGGATGGATAAACCCGAGAATGTTCAAAAAGCTAAAAATGTCAAGATTCGAAAAATGGTTCATTTAATTTTTTGTTTTATTATGTTTGGTGTTATTGTGGTTTTTAACATTATAAACGATGCCTCTGTAGTAAGTATGATTTTTAAAATTGCGTCATACACTTACGGACCGTTATTGGGATTATTCACCTTTGGAATGTTTTTTAAATCAAGAAAAGTGTACGATAAATTAGTTCCTTTTATTTGCTTGTCATCGCCATTTATTACCTTATATATAAGTAACAACTCTAAAATATTATTCAGCGGATATGTTTTTGATAACGAATTAATCATTGTCAATGGATTGATAACCTTGCTGTTATTATTGCTGATAAGTTTTAAACCAAAAACCGAAACTAATTAA
- the recR gene encoding recombination mediator RecR — MDFPSKLLENAVNEMAQLPGIGKRTALRLVLHLLRQPIEQTTSLTTALDLLRNEIKYCKSCYAISDTNLCEICEKPSRDHSIICVVEDVRDVMALENTQLYKGIYHVLGGKISPIDGVGPNQLNILPLIEKVKNGGVTEIIFALSSTMEGDTTNFYIYKQIKDYEIITSTIARGIAVGDELQYADEVTLGRSLIHRVPFESSLKV, encoded by the coding sequence ATGGATTTTCCTTCAAAATTATTAGAAAACGCTGTAAACGAAATGGCGCAGTTGCCCGGAATTGGCAAACGTACGGCATTGCGTTTGGTTTTGCATTTATTACGACAACCCATTGAACAAACTACCAGTTTAACAACGGCATTGGACTTGTTGCGAAACGAAATTAAATACTGCAAAAGCTGTTATGCAATATCGGACACTAATTTGTGCGAAATCTGCGAAAAACCGTCGCGCGATCACTCGATAATTTGTGTGGTGGAAGATGTTCGCGACGTAATGGCGTTAGAAAACACGCAGCTTTACAAAGGAATTTACCATGTTTTAGGCGGAAAGATTTCTCCGATTGATGGTGTGGGTCCTAACCAATTGAACATTTTACCATTGATTGAAAAAGTAAAAAATGGCGGTGTTACTGAAATTATTTTTGCTTTGAGTTCTACTATGGAAGGCGACACTACTAACTTTTACATTTACAAGCAGATTAAAGATTACGAAATTATTACATCGACTATTGCACGTGGAATCGCCGTTGGCGACGAACTGCAATATGCCGACGAAGTTACTTTAGGACGGAGTTTAATTCACCGTGTTCCGTTTGAAAGTAGTTTAAAGGTTTAG
- a CDS encoding tetratricopeptide repeat protein: MSKNKIPTINQMNWFSTIPQLIFMGILIIFYYLLNINDPILWGALTYLVLSYGLKFFFAKDHNKGIKLIKLNDYTEAINSFEKSVEYFQKNRWIDKYRFLTLLSSSNLSYIEMDLNNIAFCYAQIGNGDQAKYYYQKVLNEFPDSTLAKTALNILKSGENIVSKKTIF, from the coding sequence ATGTCAAAAAATAAGATTCCCACAATAAATCAAATGAATTGGTTTTCTACAATTCCTCAATTAATTTTTATGGGAATTCTTATTATCTTCTATTATTTATTAAATATTAATGATCCCATTCTTTGGGGAGCATTAACTTATTTGGTATTATCTTATGGATTAAAGTTTTTTTTCGCTAAAGATCACAACAAAGGAATTAAGCTTATAAAATTGAATGATTATACTGAAGCAATCAATTCGTTCGAAAAAAGTGTTGAATATTTTCAGAAAAACAGATGGATTGATAAATATAGATTCTTAACTCTTTTATCTTCATCAAACTTAAGTTACATAGAAATGGATTTAAATAATATTGCTTTTTGTTATGCCCAAATAGGCAACGGCGATCAAGCAAAATATTATTATCAAAAAGTTCTAAATGAATTTCCAGATAGTACTCTTGCAAAAACGGCACTTAATATACTTAAATCAGGCGAAAATATAGTAAGTAAAAAAACAATTTTCTAA
- a CDS encoding glycosyltransferase family 2 protein, whose product MSTKISALVITLNEAKNIRDLVNNLDFADEIIIVDSYSTDETLAILKEFSNIKVYQHTFQDFSSQRNIALKYAAHNWILFIDADERISENLRNEILKTVSLNETKQGYYFKRKFYFLDRPMGFSGLRTDKNLRLFKKEGAQYRGLVHEKLNIANTGTLQNYLTHYSYSSYGHFKDKVVYYNKLKALEKIKKGVKPSVFMSIFHPVYTFLNRYFFRLGILDGKKGYIISKIYAQAINERYKEMFRLMKEQAK is encoded by the coding sequence TTGAGTACAAAGATTTCTGCATTGGTAATTACTCTTAACGAAGCAAAAAATATACGGGATTTAGTAAATAATCTGGATTTTGCCGATGAAATTATTATTGTAGATTCTTATAGTACCGATGAAACTTTGGCTATTTTAAAAGAATTTTCTAATATAAAAGTGTATCAACATACATTTCAAGATTTTTCTTCTCAAAGAAATATTGCCTTAAAATACGCTGCACACAACTGGATTTTGTTTATTGATGCCGATGAAAGAATTTCTGAAAACCTTAGAAACGAAATCTTAAAAACCGTTTCTTTAAATGAAACCAAACAAGGATATTATTTTAAACGTAAGTTTTATTTTTTAGATCGGCCTATGGGGTTTTCGGGTTTAAGAACCGATAAAAATTTACGTCTTTTTAAAAAAGAAGGTGCACAATACCGCGGTTTGGTTCACGAAAAATTAAACATTGCCAATACCGGAACATTACAAAATTACTTAACGCATTATTCTTACAGCAGTTATGGGCATTTTAAAGATAAAGTTGTTTATTATAACAAACTTAAAGCCTTAGAAAAAATAAAAAAAGGCGTAAAACCCTCTGTTTTTATGTCTATTTTTCATCCTGTTTATACTTTTTTAAACCGTTATTTTTTTCGTTTAGGAATTTTAGACGGCAAAAAAGGATACATTATCTCTAAAATTTACGCACAGGCAATTAACGAACGTTATAAAGAAATGTTTAGATTGATGAAAGAACAAGCTAAGTAG
- a CDS encoding glycosyltransferase family 2 protein, translating to MKTALLISTYNWPQALELIFKSIFEQTEMPDEVLIADDGSTEETKNLIDNFIKKSTFKVLHVWQEDKGFRKAIILNKAVAKSSCDYIIQIDGDCIMHPKFIADHKENAQKNVYLYGTRATITKEALPRIFDEQKTKFNFFSPNLKKKSRTIHNKLLSKMYKPHEGFSSNFRGCNVSFWREDFIAINGYNEDFEGWGREDSDLVIRLGNKGVLAKRLRYVGIVYHIYHTENSRDQLQENDLIQHKSIQNKIIRTEKGISQYL from the coding sequence TTGAAAACAGCTTTACTTATATCAACCTACAACTGGCCACAGGCTTTAGAACTTATTTTTAAAAGTATTTTTGAACAAACAGAAATGCCCGATGAAGTGCTTATTGCCGATGATGGCTCTACAGAAGAAACCAAAAATCTTATCGATAATTTTATTAAAAAAAGTACCTTTAAGGTACTTCATGTTTGGCAGGAAGATAAAGGTTTTCGCAAAGCCATTATTTTAAATAAAGCCGTTGCAAAAAGTTCGTGCGATTATATTATTCAGATTGATGGCGATTGCATTATGCACCCCAAATTTATTGCCGATCATAAAGAAAACGCTCAGAAAAATGTATATTTGTACGGAACACGTGCTACTATTACAAAAGAGGCATTACCAAGAATTTTTGATGAACAAAAAACAAAATTCAATTTCTTTTCACCGAATTTAAAAAAGAAATCCCGAACCATTCATAATAAATTATTATCTAAAATGTACAAACCACACGAAGGTTTTTCATCTAATTTCCGTGGATGTAATGTATCATTTTGGAGAGAAGATTTTATCGCAATTAACGGATACAACGAAGATTTTGAAGGTTGGGGCAGAGAAGACAGCGATTTGGTAATTCGGTTAGGAAATAAAGGCGTTTTAGCAAAAAGACTGCGTTATGTGGGTATTGTGTATCATATTTATCACACCGAAAATTCACGCGATCAGTTACAAGAAAACGATTTAATTCAGCATAAATCAATCCAAAATAAAATTATACGAACAGAAAAAGGAATTTCGCAATATTTGTAA
- a CDS encoding lipopolysaccharide kinase InaA family protein codes for MKLVVQPQFIDQKKEIETILTNFNNQGTLLVKGSRNTIKIFRLNDELLNIKAFKKPNLLNSFVYRFIRDSKAKRSYNYALRLLNNDIGTPKPIAFAEFANGMGLGKSFYVCEHIATEYTYRDLVENPNLDNHEEILRAFTVFCYKLHEAGVEFKDHSPGNTLIKINADNSYSFYLVDLNRMQFHAQMSFEKRMYNLRRLTPKKEMIAVMANQYAKLYTQKTEQEIFDLLWNLTSEFQMKFHRKQRFKKRIKFWKK; via the coding sequence ATGAAGTTAGTTGTACAGCCGCAGTTTATCGATCAAAAAAAGGAGATTGAAACGATACTTACAAACTTTAATAACCAAGGAACACTTTTGGTTAAAGGAAGCCGAAATACCATTAAGATTTTTCGTTTAAATGATGAATTACTGAATATTAAAGCGTTTAAAAAGCCTAATTTATTAAATTCGTTTGTTTATAGATTTATTCGCGATTCAAAAGCAAAACGTTCATATAATTATGCTTTACGATTGTTGAATAACGATATTGGAACTCCAAAACCCATTGCATTTGCCGAATTTGCTAACGGAATGGGGTTAGGAAAAAGTTTCTACGTTTGCGAACATATTGCTACAGAATATACTTACAGAGATTTAGTTGAAAACCCTAATTTAGATAATCACGAAGAAATTTTGCGTGCTTTTACCGTTTTTTGCTACAAATTACACGAAGCAGGAGTAGAGTTTAAAGATCATTCGCCAGGAAACACATTGATAAAAATAAATGCAGACAATTCGTATTCGTTTTATTTGGTTGATCTAAACAGAATGCAGTTTCACGCGCAAATGTCGTTTGAAAAACGTATGTATAATTTACGCCGATTAACACCTAAAAAAGAAATGATTGCCGTTATGGCAAACCAATATGCCAAATTGTACACACAAAAAACCGAGCAAGAAATTTTTGATTTGTTATGGAATTTAACCAGCGAATTTCAAATGAAATTCCACCGAAAACAACGCTTCAAAAAGCGTATTAAATTTTGGAAAAAGTAA
- a CDS encoding CHY zinc finger protein produces the protein MYKIIFAICILFSLLSCDKSKQKTAVDTNKSKDSIKVYGQIVDNETRCVHYHSQLDIIAIKFKCCKKYYPCYKCHQEAELHKPQVWSVAEHDQKAILCGVCKQELTITEYINSGNKCTSCKSNFNPGCSLHYHLYFEKV, from the coding sequence ATGTATAAAATTATATTTGCCATTTGTATACTATTTTCACTACTATCCTGTGACAAGTCGAAGCAAAAAACAGCCGTTGATACTAACAAATCGAAAGATAGTATAAAAGTTTACGGACAAATTGTTGACAATGAAACACGTTGTGTTCATTATCATTCTCAATTAGATATTATTGCAATAAAGTTTAAATGCTGCAAAAAATATTATCCTTGTTATAAATGTCATCAAGAAGCCGAATTACATAAACCACAGGTTTGGAGTGTAGCCGAGCATGATCAAAAAGCAATTTTATGTGGTGTTTGCAAACAAGAATTAACTATTACCGAATACATAAACAGCGGTAATAAATGTACTTCTTGTAAATCTAATTTTAATCCAGGTTGTAGTTTACATTATCATTTGTATTTTGAAAAAGTTTAG
- a CDS encoding LTA synthase family protein has translation MNKTKNTLNLFIQRFLLLVIIYQLIRVGFYLYNQSFFPEINSKVFIGGLLFDLSALGYINLLFAILHLIPGKFQQNKTYQKFLFTSFFLVNGIFMCMNFIDYEYFRFVGRRSSFSMITAEGMTNEIGGLIVSYFVDYWQIPLFMATTLILCWFLLKRIKFQNIKSSSTLKSSVTLFLILGLLFAAGRGVGRKPLRIVDASKYGPIGTSALVLNTPFTVMKTLSKKENLKEKHYFDDKEAAAIFNPIQTFNYETANKKNVVLLILESFGRENIQRGQTPFLDSLITKSYFFENGFANGKLSIDAVPSTISSVPSLMNKSFISSSYAVNNIYGLPKILKDNGYDTSFFHGAFNGSQNFDQYAAVAGFDKYYGKNEYKGPESFDGKWGVFDEDFLQFFAKELTSFKQPFFTTLFTISSHAPFTIPKKYKGKFPKGRTEIHESIAYSDFALKKFFESAKKMPWYNNTIFVITSDHTSSTGEEPKYKNNVGKFRIPILFYVPGNETMVGINEKNFQQIDILPSLMDYLQLNTKIISYGKSYQSTQDFVVNYLDNVYNLEMGDFYLAFDGTKTLGLYNWKKDPLLKTNLTDKEPKTKEKMERFIKAYIQSFNHRVSKNKLTIQ, from the coding sequence ATGAATAAAACTAAAAATACACTTAACCTTTTTATCCAACGATTCCTTTTATTGGTAATTATTTATCAATTAATCCGAGTAGGATTTTATCTTTACAACCAATCTTTTTTTCCTGAAATAAACAGTAAAGTCTTTATTGGCGGGCTTTTATTTGACTTGTCGGCCTTGGGTTATATCAATCTGCTTTTTGCTATTCTTCATTTAATTCCCGGAAAATTTCAGCAAAACAAAACGTACCAAAAGTTCCTTTTCACAAGTTTCTTTTTAGTGAACGGAATTTTTATGTGTATGAATTTTATCGATTATGAATATTTTAGGTTTGTAGGCAGACGAAGTTCTTTTAGTATGATTACAGCCGAAGGAATGACTAACGAAATTGGCGGATTAATTGTTTCTTATTTTGTAGATTACTGGCAAATTCCGCTTTTTATGGCAACAACTTTAATCCTTTGTTGGTTTTTGCTTAAAAGAATAAAATTTCAAAACATAAAAAGTTCTTCCACTTTAAAATCTTCTGTTACACTTTTCTTGATTTTAGGTTTATTGTTTGCCGCCGGACGAGGCGTTGGTCGCAAACCCCTTAGAATTGTAGATGCTTCTAAATACGGTCCAATAGGAACTTCGGCTTTAGTTCTCAACACACCGTTTACGGTTATGAAGACACTTAGCAAAAAAGAAAACCTTAAAGAAAAACACTATTTTGATGATAAAGAAGCCGCAGCCATTTTTAATCCTATTCAAACCTTTAATTACGAAACGGCAAACAAAAAAAATGTTGTTTTGCTGATATTAGAAAGTTTTGGAAGAGAAAATATCCAACGCGGACAAACGCCTTTTCTGGACTCGCTAATTACAAAGAGTTATTTTTTTGAAAACGGATTTGCCAACGGAAAATTATCAATTGATGCAGTTCCTTCAACTATTTCAAGTGTTCCAAGTTTAATGAACAAAAGTTTTATTTCATCGAGTTATGCAGTAAATAATATTTACGGATTACCTAAAATATTAAAAGATAACGGCTACGACACGTCATTTTTTCACGGTGCTTTTAATGGCAGTCAAAACTTTGACCAATACGCTGCTGTTGCCGGTTTTGATAAGTATTATGGTAAAAACGAATACAAAGGTCCGGAATCTTTCGATGGAAAATGGGGCGTTTTCGATGAAGATTTTTTACAATTCTTTGCCAAAGAATTAACCTCTTTTAAACAACCGTTTTTTACCACGTTATTTACCATTTCATCGCACGCACCTTTTACAATTCCTAAAAAATACAAAGGAAAATTTCCAAAGGGAAGAACCGAAATCCACGAATCTATTGCTTATTCAGATTTTGCCTTGAAAAAATTCTTTGAATCTGCTAAAAAAATGCCTTGGTATAACAATACCATTTTTGTAATTACTTCAGATCACACTTCGTCAACCGGCGAAGAACCAAAATACAAAAACAATGTAGGCAAATTCCGGATCCCGATTTTATTTTATGTACCGGGTAACGAAACAATGGTTGGAATTAACGAAAAGAATTTTCAGCAAATTGATATTTTGCCAAGCTTAATGGATTATTTACAATTGAATACCAAAATTATAAGCTACGGAAAATCATATCAATCAACTCAAGATTTCGTTGTAAATTATTTAGATAATGTTTATAATTTAGAAATGGGTGATTTTTATTTAGCTTTCGATGGAACTAAAACATTAGGGCTTTATAACTGGAAAAAAGATCCGTTGCTAAAAACAAATCTGACCGATAAAGAACCTAAAACGAAAGAAAAAATGGAGCGTTTTATAAAAGCGTATATTCAATCTTTTAATCACAGAGTTTCAAAAAATAAATTAACGATTCAGTAA
- a CDS encoding glycosyltransferase family 9 protein, translating to MKILVIQHKMIGDVLISSLLCENLKKAFPNVVVHYLINSNTLPVLENNPYIDQLIVFNENETKGLLKLIRFSKKINKNTYDVVIDAYSKMQSWINVFINNAPKKISYKKPFRTFLYTNNIIKHSQPKSHLGLAIEHRLALLKPLGIEKPLVTEPKLYLTEKEVEKARKSLKEHLVNTDRKTVMISLLGSDPTKTYPLEKMAQMVDFLGLNYNVNILFNYFPSQKNQAKEVYNQLSAETQSKIYFDLLGGDLRSFIALANECDLIIGNDGGAINMSKALGKRTFIVFSPWIDKNVWATFEDGINHTSVHLKDYFPEELKGLSNKKIKKQVDRFYALLEFDLFKEKLRNFLNLHLK from the coding sequence ATGAAGATTTTAGTAATTCAGCACAAAATGATAGGCGATGTTTTGATTTCCTCTTTGTTGTGCGAAAATCTCAAAAAAGCTTTTCCTAATGTGGTTGTTCATTACTTAATAAACAGTAACACATTGCCTGTTCTTGAAAACAATCCGTATATTGACCAATTGATTGTTTTTAACGAAAACGAAACTAAAGGTTTATTAAAACTGATTCGTTTTAGCAAAAAAATCAATAAAAACACGTACGATGTTGTTATTGATGCTTACTCTAAAATGCAAAGCTGGATAAATGTTTTTATAAACAATGCACCTAAAAAAATTTCGTATAAAAAGCCTTTCAGAACGTTTTTATATACCAATAATATAATTAAACACAGCCAACCAAAATCGCACTTGGGTTTGGCAATTGAACATCGTTTAGCATTGTTAAAACCTTTAGGGATTGAAAAACCTTTAGTAACAGAACCCAAATTATATTTAACCGAAAAAGAAGTTGAAAAAGCTCGAAAAAGCTTAAAAGAACATTTGGTAAATACTGACAGAAAAACCGTAATGATTAGCTTACTGGGGTCAGATCCTACCAAAACCTATCCGTTGGAAAAAATGGCACAAATGGTCGATTTTTTAGGATTGAATTACAATGTTAATATTTTGTTTAATTATTTTCCATCGCAAAAAAATCAAGCAAAAGAAGTTTATAATCAATTATCAGCCGAAACACAATCTAAAATTTATTTTGATTTATTGGGCGGCGATTTACGTTCGTTTATAGCTTTGGCAAACGAATGCGACTTGATTATCGGTAACGACGGCGGTGCAATCAATATGTCTAAAGCTTTAGGAAAAAGAACATTTATTGTTTTTTCGCCTTGGATCGACAAAAATGTCTGGGCTACTTTTGAAGACGGCATTAATCATACAAGTGTTCATTTAAAAGATTATTTCCCCGAAGAACTGAAAGGGTTATCTAACAAAAAAATAAAAAAACAGGTCGATAGATTTTACGCGCTTTTAGAATTTGATTTATTTAAAGAAAAGTTAAGAAATTTTCTTAATTTGCATTTAAAATAG